A window of Geobacter sp. contains these coding sequences:
- a CDS encoding carotenoid biosynthesis protein, which yields MNEFLSIAVGTITMRPYVFAFFAAYLCAAVPHLGWKKVGIFTVLGYAIAFASEYSSINNGFPYGWYYYIDTTRDRELWIAGVPFFDSLSYVFLTYCSYTTALFIVSPLRGWRGGVITLETRAIRRSFAVLFLGALLQVFLDIIIDPVALQGSRWFLGQIYGYRTAGVHYGVPLSNYLGWFGVSLLLVLTLQIIDRRVQRDVERPAGVREIPFRALMGPFLYLSVLIFNLTVTVLIGERQMALTGIFTFFLPVAIVVTLALRRINRYSKEELAEHLRDFPFSPVGRTQR from the coding sequence ATGAACGAGTTCCTCTCGATTGCAGTCGGCACCATCACTATGCGACCTTATGTCTTTGCCTTTTTTGCCGCCTATCTCTGTGCGGCAGTGCCCCATCTGGGGTGGAAAAAGGTCGGCATCTTCACGGTGCTGGGGTATGCCATTGCCTTTGCCTCGGAATACAGCTCCATCAACAACGGCTTTCCCTATGGCTGGTATTACTACATCGACACGACCCGCGACCGCGAACTCTGGATCGCCGGAGTGCCATTCTTCGATTCCCTCTCCTATGTTTTTCTTACCTATTGCAGCTATACCACGGCACTCTTCATCGTTTCACCCTTGAGAGGGTGGCGGGGTGGGGTGATCACCCTGGAGACCCGCGCCATTCGCCGCTCCTTTGCCGTTCTCTTCCTGGGGGCACTGCTTCAGGTCTTCCTGGACATCATCATCGATCCCGTTGCGCTGCAGGGGTCCCGCTGGTTCCTCGGCCAGATCTACGGTTACCGGACTGCAGGGGTCCATTACGGTGTCCCGCTTTCCAACTATCTCGGTTGGTTCGGGGTCAGCCTCCTGCTGGTCCTGACACTGCAGATCATCGACCGGCGGGTACAACGTGACGTGGAGCGGCCGGCAGGGGTGCGTGAAATCCCCTTCCGGGCACTCATGGGCCCATTTCTCTACTTGTCGGTCCTGATCTTCAACCTGACCGTGACCGTTCTCATCGGTGAGCGGCAGATGGCGCTCACCGGCATCTTTACCTTCTTCCTGCCCGTGGCCATCGTGGTCACCCTTGCCCTGCGGCGTATCAACCGTTACAGCAAGGAAGAGCTGGCAGAACATCTGCGCGATTTCCCTTTTTCTCCTGTCGGCCGCACACAGCGTTAG
- a CDS encoding c-type cytochrome — MKKISVGVAILVLTTASAWAKDDIQKRAQGLFRPIPAKAPVQKGNPATPAKVELGKLLFFEPRLSSSYLISCNTCHNVGLGGVDLQETSIGHGWQKGPRNAPTVLNAVFNVAQFWDGRAEDLAAQAKGPVQASVEMNNKPERVVETLKSIPTYVTMFKKAFPGEKDPVTFDNMAKAIELFEATLLTPDSRFDRYLKGNGKALNSAEVQGLKLFMDKGCAACHGGINLGGGGYFPFGVAKAPDADLRPVGDLGRFKVTNTESDRFSFKSPSLRNINLTPPYFHSGKVWTLGEAVSVMASSQLGTSMTPAETAQVVSFLKSLTGKQPAVEYPILPPNADATPKPMVQ, encoded by the coding sequence ATGAAAAAAATTTCGGTCGGAGTGGCGATCCTTGTTCTGACAACAGCTTCCGCCTGGGCCAAGGATGATATCCAGAAGCGAGCGCAGGGGCTTTTTCGGCCAATACCGGCAAAGGCACCGGTACAGAAGGGAAACCCGGCAACGCCGGCAAAGGTGGAGCTGGGGAAACTGCTCTTTTTCGAGCCGCGGCTTTCCTCTTCTTACCTGATCAGTTGCAACACCTGTCATAACGTGGGTCTCGGCGGGGTCGACCTGCAGGAGACCTCCATCGGGCATGGCTGGCAGAAAGGGCCCCGCAACGCGCCAACGGTCCTGAATGCGGTCTTTAACGTCGCCCAGTTCTGGGACGGCAGGGCCGAGGACCTGGCAGCGCAGGCCAAGGGGCCGGTGCAGGCCTCGGTGGAGATGAACAATAAGCCGGAGCGGGTCGTGGAAACGCTGAAAAGCATCCCTACCTATGTGACGATGTTCAAAAAGGCCTTCCCGGGCGAGAAGGACCCGGTGACCTTTGACAACATGGCCAAGGCCATCGAGCTCTTCGAGGCTACGCTGCTTACCCCCGATTCCCGCTTCGACCGCTATCTGAAGGGGAACGGCAAGGCACTCAACAGTGCGGAGGTGCAGGGGCTGAAACTGTTCATGGACAAGGGCTGTGCCGCCTGCCACGGCGGGATCAACCTGGGTGGTGGCGGTTACTTCCCCTTTGGCGTTGCCAAGGCACCTGATGCCGACCTCCGCCCTGTCGGCGACCTGGGGCGTTTCAAGGTGACCAATACCGAGAGCGACCGTTTCTCCTTCAAGTCGCCATCGCTCAGGAATATCAACCTGACGCCTCCCTATTTCCATTCCGGCAAGGTCTGGACTCTTGGCGAGGCGGTGTCGGTCATGGCATCGTCCCAGTTGGGAACCAGCATGACCCCTGCCGAAACGGCACAGGTTGTCAGTTTCCTGAAATCCCTTACCGGCAAGCAACCGGCGGTGGAGTACCCGATACTCCCTCCCAATGCCGACGCAACACCGAAACCGATGGTACAGTGA
- a CDS encoding nucleoside phosphorylase, giving the protein MSVTVGEICRRGTVKRQAVIGMVAAMPEEIRPLLGQMQQIRKETVEGYRLYRFETGGQHVCLVESGMGPTHAATATRILIDAVQPSLIVNFGFAGALVPDLQVGDIVLANRLLLLHERLFSEQQGLSQAVTERIEAFLARCKETVSHRTTFVTAGKIVTKKELALRLPAGAALSVIEMETSAVARIANRNGTPLVAVRAISDGFNEELGFSLDEFCDRNLRLQIWRVILTVGKKPWIIPQLLRLARNSKSAGRKLADVMQRLLAEDILA; this is encoded by the coding sequence ATGTCTGTTACAGTGGGCGAAATCTGCCGGAGGGGAACCGTGAAACGACAAGCCGTTATCGGCATGGTGGCTGCCATGCCGGAAGAGATCAGGCCGCTGCTCGGCCAGATGCAGCAGATCCGGAAGGAAACCGTGGAAGGGTACAGACTCTACCGGTTCGAGACGGGCGGACAGCACGTCTGCCTGGTGGAGTCGGGCATGGGACCGACGCACGCGGCAACGGCGACCAGGATACTCATCGATGCCGTCCAGCCGAGTCTCATCGTCAACTTCGGCTTTGCCGGAGCGCTCGTACCCGACCTTCAGGTCGGTGACATCGTGCTTGCCAATCGCCTGCTCTTACTCCACGAGCGCCTGTTCAGTGAGCAGCAGGGTCTCTCACAAGCCGTGACCGAGCGCATCGAAGCATTCCTGGCCAGATGCAAGGAGACGGTGTCCCACCGGACAACCTTTGTCACTGCCGGAAAGATCGTGACCAAAAAGGAGCTGGCACTCCGCCTTCCAGCCGGTGCGGCCTTGTCGGTGATCGAGATGGAAACGTCTGCGGTAGCCCGGATAGCAAACCGTAACGGCACCCCCCTGGTGGCGGTCCGAGCCATTAGTGACGGATTCAATGAAGAACTCGGCTTCAGTCTGGATGAATTCTGCGACAGGAACCTGCGGTTGCAGATCTGGCGGGTTATCTTGACGGTGGGCAAAAAACCGTGGATCATCCCCCAGCTGCTGCGGCTGGCACGCAATTCCAAGAGCGCGGGCAGGAAGTTGGCGGACGTCATGCAAAGGCTTTTGGCTGAAGATATCCTGGCATGA
- a CDS encoding signal recognition particle protein, with translation MFENLSDKLELVFKKLRGQGVMTEENIKDALREVRLVLLEADVNFRVVKDFVEKVRVRAVGTQVLQSLTPGQQVVKIVHDELVALMGGDEDNGLDLAAKPPVAIMMVGLQGAGKTTSCGKLARHLKGLRRSPLLVPADVYRPAAIDQLKTLGAQLGIETYDSRADQDPVVICRDAMRYAELNGFDTVILDTAGRHQIDDFLMNELVRIRDEVQPREILFVADAMTGQEAVNVASGFNERLSISGVVLTKLDGDAKGGAALSIKAVTGRPVKFVGIGEKLDALEVFHADRLVSRILGMGDVLTLVEKAQGVYDATEAAQLQQKLKKSQFDLEDFRNQLQQIKKMGSLESIMGMIPGMGKMMKQMGNAQPSEREMMRIEAIINSMTPKERANHTIINGSRRMRIAKGSGTSVQEVNQLLKRFTEAQKVMKQLQKLGPKGLMRGMGGMRGMLPF, from the coding sequence ATGTTCGAGAATCTTTCCGACAAACTGGAACTGGTCTTCAAGAAGCTTCGCGGTCAGGGGGTCATGACCGAGGAGAATATCAAGGACGCCCTGCGCGAGGTGCGCCTGGTGCTCCTGGAGGCGGACGTCAACTTCCGGGTCGTGAAGGACTTCGTCGAGAAAGTCCGCGTGCGCGCGGTCGGCACCCAGGTCCTGCAGAGCCTGACGCCGGGCCAGCAGGTGGTCAAGATCGTTCACGACGAGCTCGTTGCCCTCATGGGGGGGGACGAGGACAATGGCCTCGATCTGGCGGCAAAACCGCCGGTGGCAATCATGATGGTCGGTCTGCAAGGGGCGGGGAAAACCACCTCCTGCGGCAAACTGGCCCGTCATCTCAAGGGGCTGCGTCGTTCGCCCCTGCTGGTCCCGGCCGACGTCTACCGTCCGGCCGCCATCGATCAGCTCAAGACCCTGGGGGCACAGCTGGGGATCGAAACCTACGATTCCCGCGCCGACCAGGACCCTGTCGTCATCTGTCGTGACGCCATGCGCTATGCCGAGCTCAACGGTTTCGACACCGTGATCCTCGATACGGCCGGCCGCCATCAGATCGACGACTTCCTGATGAATGAACTGGTCCGGATCAGGGACGAGGTGCAGCCGCGGGAGATCCTCTTCGTGGCCGACGCCATGACCGGCCAGGAAGCGGTCAACGTTGCCAGCGGATTCAACGAGCGTCTCTCCATTTCCGGTGTCGTCCTCACCAAGCTCGACGGCGACGCCAAGGGTGGTGCGGCCCTTTCCATCAAGGCGGTTACCGGTCGTCCGGTCAAGTTTGTGGGTATCGGCGAAAAGCTGGATGCGCTGGAGGTCTTTCACGCAGACCGCCTGGTCTCCCGCATCCTCGGCATGGGGGATGTGCTGACCCTGGTTGAAAAGGCGCAGGGGGTCTATGATGCCACCGAGGCCGCACAGCTCCAGCAGAAGCTGAAAAAGAGCCAGTTCGATCTGGAAGATTTCCGCAATCAGCTCCAGCAGATCAAGAAGATGGGGTCGCTGGAATCGATCATGGGGATGATCCCCGGCATGGGGAAGATGATGAAGCAGATGGGGAATGCCCAGCCGAGCGAGCGGGAGATGATGCGGATCGAAGCGATCATCAACTCCATGACTCCCAAGGAGCGTGCCAATCATACCATCATCAACGGCAGCCGGCGGATGCGGATCGCCAAAGGGAGCGGGACGTCGGTCCAGGAAGTGAACCAGCTCCTCAAGCGCTTCACCGAGGCACAGAAGGTTATGAAGCAACTGCAGAAGCTCGGTCCCAAGGGGCTTATGCGGGGGATGGGCGGCATGCGCGGCATGCTTCCCTTTTAA
- the rpsP gene encoding 30S ribosomal protein S16 — translation MAVKIRLARAGAKKKPFYQIVVADERCKRDGRFIDNVGTYDPNLDPAAIRLEETKTLEWLNKGAQPTDTVKQLMKKSGLWAKFTAKAA, via the coding sequence ATGGCAGTAAAAATCAGACTTGCCCGTGCTGGCGCCAAAAAGAAGCCGTTCTACCAGATTGTGGTTGCCGACGAGCGCTGCAAGCGCGACGGCCGTTTCATCGACAACGTGGGGACCTATGATCCGAATCTCGACCCCGCTGCCATCCGGCTCGAAGAGACCAAGACCCTGGAATGGCTCAACAAGGGTGCCCAGCCCACCGACACCGTGAAGCAGCTCATGAAGAAATCCGGTCTCTGGGCCAAGTTCACCGCCAAGGCAGCATAG
- a CDS encoding KH domain-containing protein: MRQLVETIAKALVDDPGQVKTSEEFEEDTLVIKLTVAKEDMGRIIGKEGRTAKAIRTLLNAVSTKDNKKAVLKIVE, encoded by the coding sequence ATGAGACAGCTCGTAGAGACCATCGCGAAGGCACTTGTTGACGACCCCGGCCAAGTCAAGACCAGCGAGGAGTTCGAAGAAGACACGCTGGTGATCAAATTGACGGTGGCCAAGGAGGATATGGGGAGGATCATCGGCAAGGAAGGGCGGACTGCCAAGGCCATCCGGACGCTGCTCAACGCTGTTTCTACCAAGGACAACAAAAAGGCGGTCCTCAAGATCGTCGAGTGA
- the rimM gene encoding 16S rRNA processing protein RimM, which produces MMDSDDLIPLGKVIGTHGIRGELRVLSYSGEFTTLKALRRLLLRGERGDVMDVALAGVRLHGGKALIRLKGYDDINIVESLVGRELVVYRHQLPEPDEGEYYWHDLLGLRVISETGEDFGTLVDIIETGSNDVYVVADGNREYLFPALEEVVREIDLAGRTMTVSPLEGLLDL; this is translated from the coding sequence ATGATGGATTCTGATGATCTGATCCCTCTGGGGAAAGTAATCGGTACCCACGGGATCAGGGGAGAATTGCGGGTTCTTTCATATTCAGGGGAGTTCACGACCTTGAAGGCGCTGCGCCGGCTTCTGCTCCGGGGGGAGCGTGGCGATGTGATGGATGTGGCGCTGGCCGGTGTCCGTCTTCATGGCGGCAAGGCCTTGATCAGGTTGAAGGGCTACGACGACATCAATATCGTGGAGAGCCTCGTCGGCAGGGAACTGGTCGTCTACCGCCACCAGCTGCCCGAACCGGACGAGGGTGAGTATTACTGGCACGACCTCCTGGGGTTGCGCGTGATATCGGAGACAGGGGAGGACTTCGGCACCCTGGTCGATATCATCGAGACCGGCAGCAACGATGTTTATGTGGTTGCCGATGGAAACCGCGAGTACCTGTTCCCGGCGCTCGAAGAGGTCGTCCGGGAGATAGACCTGGCCGGAAGGACCATGACCGTAAGCCCGCTGGAAGGGCTGCTCGATTTATGA
- the trmD gene encoding tRNA (guanosine(37)-N1)-methyltransferase TrmD produces the protein MTFDILTLFPGMFAGPLSESIVGRAVNAGLIDIRCHNIRDFATDRHRTVDDAPYGGGAGMVMKVEPLAACIEQVKAERPGAQVLLTSPRGIPFNQQMARELSCEPGLIIICGRYEGIDERITELYVDREVSLGDFVLTGGELAAMILVDAVARLLPGVLGCGASAHDESFADGLLEYPQYTRPPEFRGLAVPEVLLSGNHKEIARWRRRQALLRTLAGRPELLSSVELTPDERELLRRMREDGHD, from the coding sequence ATGACATTCGATATATTGACGCTTTTTCCCGGCATGTTTGCCGGTCCGCTGAGCGAAAGCATCGTCGGACGGGCAGTAAATGCCGGGCTGATAGATATCCGCTGCCACAACATCAGGGATTTTGCCACCGACCGTCACCGGACCGTGGACGATGCCCCCTATGGTGGTGGTGCCGGCATGGTGATGAAGGTCGAGCCGCTGGCAGCCTGCATCGAGCAGGTTAAGGCGGAGCGTCCGGGGGCACAGGTCCTGCTCACCTCGCCGCGCGGTATTCCCTTCAACCAGCAGATGGCGCGCGAACTCTCGTGCGAACCGGGCCTGATCATCATCTGCGGGCGCTATGAAGGGATCGACGAACGGATCACCGAGCTGTACGTGGACCGGGAGGTCTCCCTGGGGGACTTTGTCCTGACCGGCGGCGAACTGGCGGCGATGATCCTGGTAGATGCGGTTGCCAGGCTCCTCCCCGGTGTCCTGGGGTGCGGCGCCTCGGCGCATGACGAGTCCTTTGCCGACGGACTGCTGGAATATCCGCAGTACACCAGGCCTCCCGAGTTCCGCGGTCTCGCGGTTCCCGAAGTGCTGCTGTCGGGCAACCATAAGGAAATTGCCCGCTGGCGGAGAAGACAGGCTTTGCTGCGCACGCTGGCCGGACGTCCCGAACTGCTCTCTTCGGTGGAGCTTACTCCTGACGAGCGGGAACTCCTGCGCAGGATGCGGGAGGATGGCCATGACTGA